In Pseudomonas flavescens, the sequence CGGTGGATATCGGCTGCGGCGCCGGGCCTGGCGCGCAGTGCATCGCGCTGGCGCGTCCGGAGGCCGAGGTGCTGGCCGTGGATATCAATCCCCAGGCGCTGGCCTTCACTCAGGTCAACGCTGCGCTGGCTGGCGCCGAAAACCTCAGGGCCCTGCACAGTGATCTGCTCGACGGTGTGCAGGGTGAGTTCGATCTGATCGTGGCCAACCCGCCTTACATGCTCGACAGCGAGAGCCGCGCTTACCGTGACGGTGGCGGTGAGCTAGGAGCGGGATTGTCGCAGGCCATCGTCGAGGCCGCGGTGACCCGACTGGCAGCGGGGGGCAGTCTGCTGCTCTATACCGGTGTGGCGATGACCGCTGCCGGCGATCCCTTCCTCGCCTATATACAGCGCACGCTTGGCGACTCCTCGTTGGCCTGGCGCTACGAGGAGGTGGACCCCGACGTGTTCGGTGAGGAGCTGGAAAAACCGGGCTACGAGGACGTAGAACGTATCGCGGCAGTGGTCCTCACCGTCACGCGCACGGCGAGTTGACGGCGGCGCCTCCTCGAGGTGGCGCCGCCATGCGGCCTAGGCCTGTTCGATGAAGCGTCGGATACGCCGTGCGGCTTCCACGCATTCCTCGAGCGGTGCGACCAGTGCCAGGCGCACACGGCCGCTGCCGGGATTGAGGCCATCGACTTCCCGCGACAGATAGGAGCCGGGCACCACGGTGACGTGCTCCCGGGCGAACAGTGCACGGGTGAATTCGGCATCGTCGCCCGGTGTTCTGGCCCACAGGTAAAAGCCGCCATCCGGGTGTTGCACGTCGAGCACGCCATCGAGGATTTCCAGCACGGCGGCGAACTTCTCGCGGTACAGATCGCGGTTGGCGCGTACGTGATCCTCGTCCTGCCAGGCGGCTATGCTGGCCAGTTGGGTTTGTACCGGCATGGCGCAGCCATGGTAGGTCCGGTACAGCAGGAAGGCCTTGAGAATCTCCGCGTCGCCCGCCACGAACCCGGAACGCAGGCCTGGCAGATTGGAACGCTTGGACAGGCTATGAAACACCACGCAGCGTTTGAAGTCGCTACGGCCCAGCTCGGCGCAGGCGGTCAGCAGACCGGCAGGCGGGTTGGTCTCGTCGAAGTACAGCTCGCTGTAGCACTCGTCGGCGGCGATGACGAAATCGTACTGGTCGGCGAGGGCGATCAGCTTCTTCAGCGTTGCCACGGGAATCAGCGCACCCGTCGGGTTGCCGGGCGAGCAGAGGAAGAGAATCTGGCAGCGTTGCCAGACCTCGGGCGCCACCGCATCGAAATCCGGATTGAAGCCCAGTTCGGCCAGGCACGGCAGGTAATGCGGCTGGGTGCCAGCGAGCAGGGCTGCGCCTTCGTAGATCTGATAGAACGGATTGGGGCTGACCACCAGGCCATCGACGTCACGCTGGGCGACGGTTTGGGTGAAGGCGAACAGCGCTTCACGGGTGCCGTTCACCGGTAGCACGTGGCGCGCGGGGTCGAGCCAGCCGGCCGGCACCTTGAAGCGGCGTTCGCACCAGGTGGCGATGGCTTCGCGCAGCGCTGCAATGCCCAGCGTGGTCGGGTAGACCGCTAGTTGTTCGAGGTTGTCGGTCAGCGCTTGGGCGACGAACGCGGGGGAGCGGTGTTTCGGCTCGCCAATCGACAGGGCGATGGGCGAACGATCGGCGGCGGGTTGTACGCCGGCGAGCAGGGCGCGCAGTTTCTCGAACGGGTAGGGCTGCAGCTGGGCGAGGGCGTGGTTCATGATGATCCGACGTGTCCTTT encodes:
- the dapC gene encoding succinyldiaminopimelate transaminase codes for the protein MNHALAQLQPYPFEKLRALLAGVQPAADRSPIALSIGEPKHRSPAFVAQALTDNLEQLAVYPTTLGIAALREAIATWCERRFKVPAGWLDPARHVLPVNGTREALFAFTQTVAQRDVDGLVVSPNPFYQIYEGAALLAGTQPHYLPCLAELGFNPDFDAVAPEVWQRCQILFLCSPGNPTGALIPVATLKKLIALADQYDFVIAADECYSELYFDETNPPAGLLTACAELGRSDFKRCVVFHSLSKRSNLPGLRSGFVAGDAEILKAFLLYRTYHGCAMPVQTQLASIAAWQDEDHVRANRDLYREKFAAVLEILDGVLDVQHPDGGFYLWARTPGDDAEFTRALFAREHVTVVPGSYLSREVDGLNPGSGRVRLALVAPLEECVEAARRIRRFIEQA
- a CDS encoding methyltransferase encodes the protein MLNEPQQALVQLGQALTERGYRFTTGTPLTHERVNGRPGNALAQDLQGVFGWSRPFVRGMVGADLLELMRAAGVLVEDAEQLRSAVRYSSLGDRLFVHSRYPTTQADAVFFGPDTYRFVRAIDAFLGTPSSTSIRRAVDIGCGAGPGAQCIALARPEAEVLAVDINPQALAFTQVNAALAGAENLRALHSDLLDGVQGEFDLIVANPPYMLDSESRAYRDGGGELGAGLSQAIVEAAVTRLAAGGSLLLYTGVAMTAAGDPFLAYIQRTLGDSSLAWRYEEVDPDVFGEELEKPGYEDVERIAAVVLTVTRTAS